A region of Sulfurovum sp. DNA encodes the following proteins:
- a CDS encoding NifS family cysteine desulfurase has protein sequence MRVYLDNNATTIVDPHVFAEMEPYFVQKYGNPNSLHSFASETHPAIKMAMEKIYAGIHASKEDSVVITSCATESNNWVLKSIYFEQILTGKKNHIIISEVEHPSVIATAKWIESMGCKVTYLPINHEGLVEPEKLREVITDKTALVSMMWANNETGAIFPVCEIGDICAELGVPFHTDAVQAIGKVSVDVQKMNVDYLTFSAHKFHGPKGVGALYIKKGKELTPYFHGGSQMGGYRSGTLNVAGIIGMGKAMEQAIDALDFEMSEVKEMRDEFENALLEISDTFVVTPRNKRTPNTTLISFRGIEGEAMLWDLNRAGIAASTGSACASEDLEANSVMEAIGAAEDLAHTAIRFSLSRYTTQEELDYTLKIVKKAVERLRGISSSYAYAPQGHESGLNAHH, from the coding sequence ATGCGAGTTTATCTAGACAACAATGCTACAACCATTGTCGATCCACACGTCTTTGCAGAGATGGAACCCTACTTTGTGCAGAAATATGGAAACCCTAATTCATTACACTCTTTTGCCAGTGAAACACACCCTGCAATTAAAATGGCAATGGAGAAGATTTATGCTGGTATTCATGCCTCTAAAGAAGACAGTGTCGTTATCACCTCTTGTGCGACAGAGAGCAACAATTGGGTACTTAAAAGTATCTACTTTGAGCAGATACTTACGGGAAAAAAGAACCATATTATTATTTCTGAGGTAGAACATCCTTCTGTCATTGCTACTGCCAAGTGGATAGAAAGTATGGGCTGCAAGGTCACCTATCTTCCAATCAACCATGAGGGTCTTGTGGAACCAGAGAAACTCAGGGAGGTAATTACTGACAAAACTGCATTGGTGTCCATGATGTGGGCAAACAATGAAACTGGTGCCATTTTCCCCGTCTGCGAGATAGGAGATATCTGTGCAGAACTTGGGGTACCATTTCATACCGATGCTGTTCAGGCAATTGGAAAAGTATCAGTAGATGTACAAAAAATGAATGTTGACTACCTCACTTTTTCGGCACATAAGTTCCATGGACCAAAAGGGGTTGGTGCACTCTATATCAAAAAAGGCAAAGAGCTTACACCATATTTTCATGGAGGTTCCCAAATGGGTGGCTACCGCTCCGGTACACTTAATGTTGCTGGCATTATTGGTATGGGAAAGGCCATGGAACAAGCAATCGATGCACTTGATTTTGAGATGAGTGAGGTTAAAGAGATGCGAGATGAGTTCGAAAATGCACTACTTGAGATTTCTGATACCTTTGTGGTAACACCAAGAAATAAACGTACCCCCAATACCACATTGATCTCTTTTAGAGGAATTGAAGGTGAAGCAATGTTATGGGACCTTAATCGTGCTGGTATTGCAGCAAGTACAGGAAGTGCCTGTGCGAGTGAAGATCTTGAAGCTAACTCAGTTATGGAGGCTATCGGTGCAGCAGAAGACCTAGCACATACTGCCATCCGATTCTCACTAAGTCGCTACACAACACAAGAAGAATTGGACTATACACTTAAAATAGTTAAAAAGGCTGTAGAGCGACTCAGGGGTATCTCTAGCTCCTATGCTTATGCACCCCAAGGGCATGAGAGTGGACTGAATGCACACCACTAA
- a CDS encoding iron-sulfur cluster assembly scaffold protein: MGIDNLVGGTIWDEYSNKVTELMNNPKNMGEITEKEAEAMGAKLIVADFGAESCGDAVRLYWAVDTKTDVIKESKFKSFGCGTAIASSDTMAELCRGKTVDEAIKITNIDVEKAMRDEPNVPAVPPQKMHCSVMAYDVIKKAAAQYKGVDIDSFEEEIIVCECARVSLSTLREVIRLNDLTTVEQITDYTKAGAFCKSCIKPGGHEEKDIYLVDLLEEYEKEKIANAATLSNGSGNFKSMTIVQKIKAVDKVIDENIRQMLIMDGGDMEILDIKDNEEHIDIYIRYLGACNGCASASTGTLFAIENILKEKLDSSIRVLPI, encoded by the coding sequence ATGGGAATAGACAATCTAGTTGGCGGTACCATCTGGGATGAGTATAGCAATAAAGTTACAGAGCTAATGAATAACCCTAAGAATATGGGAGAGATTACTGAAAAAGAAGCTGAAGCAATGGGTGCAAAACTGATTGTTGCTGATTTTGGTGCAGAAAGTTGTGGAGATGCGGTACGGCTCTACTGGGCAGTAGATACCAAAACTGATGTTATCAAAGAATCAAAGTTCAAAAGCTTCGGTTGTGGTACTGCGATCGCCTCTTCAGACACAATGGCAGAACTTTGTAGAGGCAAAACTGTTGATGAGGCAATCAAAATTACCAATATTGATGTCGAGAAAGCAATGCGCGATGAACCTAATGTCCCAGCTGTTCCACCACAAAAAATGCATTGCTCAGTCATGGCATACGATGTTATCAAAAAAGCAGCAGCACAGTATAAGGGTGTTGACATTGACTCTTTTGAAGAAGAGATTATTGTCTGCGAATGTGCACGTGTTAGCCTCTCTACTTTGCGAGAAGTAATCCGACTAAATGACTTAACCACAGTAGAGCAGATTACCGACTATACCAAAGCGGGTGCTTTCTGTAAATCATGTATCAAGCCAGGTGGTCACGAAGAGAAAGATATCTACCTTGTTGACCTACTTGAAGAGTATGAAAAAGAGAAAATAGCAAATGCCGCAACACTTAGCAATGGATCGGGCAATTTCAAATCTATGACCATTGTTCAAAAAATTAAAGCCGTTGACAAGGTTATTGATGAAAATATCCGCCAAATGCTTATTATGGATGGTGGAGATATGGAGATTCTCGACATTAAAGATAATGAAGAGCATATTGATATTTATATCCGCTATCTTGGTGCCTGTAATGGTTGCGCTAGTGCTTCTACTGGAACACTCTTTGCTATCGAGAACATCCTCAAAGAGAAGCTTGACTCAAGCATTAGAGTACTGCCTATCTAA